In Gossypium raimondii isolate GPD5lz chromosome 12, ASM2569854v1, whole genome shotgun sequence, a single window of DNA contains:
- the LOC128035437 gene encoding two-component response regulator ARR14-like, which translates to MEEKRRSNCGEGFSVLVVDHDTTSLMLLTSMLQLFSYQVTTTEVESVAISLIEEAKDRFKLVMADVNMDDVNSLSFLRKLLKMNIPFILMSKEKGHKAAEKAVAYGASLHLEKPISKHDLKYLWQYAYGRPAKRAKYLHGNELRTYDPNKNVGERDEQKKMLNIMPPTEKKPRLLWNEELHQKFIAAITALGYANARPKSILTMMDEPNLTQRQVASHLQKHKEHMKRLMSKASPSELVSNANASTSIYGKPGFLYMPQGYYSVLSQLGGHTHKYLNDSVAGTCQFSYLPQHSTADHFSSEYHNEETLQFPNILESMHEKQNIIPGPSPSGNLVYENHNWEPWTEAARGVAEAEIGVGNAAGGVTWNQQSPELAQLLKHLEEEGDDCGDCANQPHPDAVDQFCEWLKEAIQGNDNNP; encoded by the exons ATGGAGGAAAAGAGAAGAAGCAACTGTGGTGAGGGCTTTTCAGTTCTGGTGGTAGATCATGACACAACCTCTCTCATGTTACTAACATCAATGCTACAACTATTTTCCTACCAAG tGACAACAACTGAAGTAGAATCAGTTGCAATATCCCTGATTGAGGAAGCAAAAGACAGATTCAAACTTGTTATGGCTGATGTTAATATGGACGACGTCAACAGTCTTTCATTTCTAAGGAAATTGCTTAAGATGAATATCCCCTTCATAT TGATGTCCAAGGAAAAAGGTCATAAAGCTGCTGAGAAAGCTGTTGCTTACGGGGCAAGTTTACATCTGGAGAAGCCGATTTCCAAGCATGATCTTAAATACCTTTGGCAATATGCGTACGGAAGGCCTGCTAAAAGAGCAAAATATTTGCATGGCAATGAGTTGAGGACATATGATCCCAACAAGAATGTGGGTGAGAGAGATGAACAGAAGAAGATGTTGAACATCATGCCGCCGACAGAGAAGAAGCCTCGTCTTCTTTGGAATGAGGAGCTCCACCAAAAGTTTATAGCCGCCATTACTGCATTAGGCTATGCCA ATGCTCGCCCCAAGTCAATATTAACTATGATGGATGAGCCTAATTTGACACAACGCCAGGTCGCTAGCCATCTGCAG AAACATAAGGAACACATGAAGCGTTTAATGTCCAAAGCTAGCCCCAGTGAGCTAGTGTCGAATGCCAATGCATCTACAAGCATTTATGGGAAACCAGGATTCTTGTACATGCCGCAGGGGTACTACTCAGTCTTGAGTCAACTAGGAGGTCACACTCACAAATATTTGAACGACTCAGTTGCAG GCACTTGTCAATTTTCATATCTGCCTCAACATTCAACTGCTGATCATTTTAGCTCAGAATATCATAATGAAGAGACTCTACAATTTCCAAACATCTTGGAATCTATGCATGAGAAGCAGAACATTATTCCAGGTCCAAGTCCTAGTGGGAATTTGGTGTATGAGAATCATAATTGGGAGCCATGGACTGAAGCGGCACGAGGGGTGGCAGAGGCAGAGATAGGTGTTGGGAATGCAGCAGGTGGGGTTACGTGGAACCAACAGTCACCGGAGTTGGCTCAGTTGTTGAAACATCTAGAGGAGGAGGGAGATGATTGTGGAGATTGTGCCAACCAACCACATCCAGATGCGGTTGATCAATTCTGTGAATGGCTAAAGGAAGCCATACAAGGAAATGATAATAATCCTTAG
- the LOC128035438 gene encoding uncharacterized protein LOC128035438 gives MVASEYEKCVHFKDGLRDSLKVLIAPQREQKFDVLLNKTKIAEEVKRVECQNKDRERGKNKTDLQPSSSAQRPKKRARPDGPYRLGVPVAPTGVQPYSDCGRRHPGNLQTEAGQCDESSTRVVQQPPRGRGLARCGNGLGKGQRALGRGAILTEASLDCATKGVVLRTEDDVEVVVIGEHRDYLSNVISVLVAKKLVRKKCEAYLACVSVSTFGDFSVKNIRTVREFFDVFLEELSSLPPNREVEFGIKLLSGTCPVFIAHYQMAPNELTELKAQLQELLDRGFIRSSYYRRFIEGFSLIVAPLTKFLSKNVPFVWTDEQQSSFKKLESIFTQTHVLIQPESSKKFVVYSDSRMSLKSDKGNYPMHDLELAAVVFILKVWRHYLYGERYIIYTDHKSFKYLLTQKDLNLRQRRCIELIKDYDCTIESQPGKANLVVDALSCRAMSDLKAMFAHLSLFEEGEAHSSPYTIHSGRNKMYRDLRKLYWWSSLKQEERITMDFISGLPLTPTQKHSVWVIVDRLTKFAHFILVRTNSSLQKLVKLYISVILELPPDLDRIHDVFYVSMLRRYWSDPSHVVFVEEIEVRPSLTFEEEQVQILDRDVKVLRRKPILLVKLLWWNHSTKKATWEPENSIRQQYPHLFGPSKF, from the exons ATGGTGGCGTCTGAGTACGAAAAATGTGTTCACTTTAAGGATGGTTTGAGGGAtagtttgaaagttttaatagCTCCGCAGAGGGAGCAAAAGTTTGATGTTCTGTTAAACAAGACGAAGATCGCCGAAGAGGTTAAGCGCGTTGAGTGCCAGAATAAAGATCGTGAGAGAGGAAAGAATAAGACGGATTTGCAGCCCTCTAGTTCTGCTCAGAGGCCTAAAAAACGGGCCAGACCTGATGGGCCTTATAGATTAGGAGTTCCAGTTGCTCCTACCGGGGTTCAACCGTACAGTGACTGTGGTAGGCGCCATCCAG gtaatctaCAGACTGAGGCGGGTCAGTGCGACGAAAGCTCAACG AGGGTAGTACAGCAGCCGCCTAGAGGTCGTGGTCTGGCCAGATGTGGAAATGGTTTGGGTAAGGGACAAAGAGCACTAGGCAGAGGTGCTATTCTGACTGAGGCGAG TTTGGATTGTGCAACAAAGGGGGTAGTTTTGAGGACCGAGGATGATGTCGAAGTTGTTGTGATCGGCGAGCATCGGGATTACTTGTCCAATGTAATCTCCGTTCTAGTGGCAAAAAAATTGGTTCGAAAAAAGTGTGAAGCATACTTGGCTTGCGTAAGTGTTTCAACCTTTGGGGACTTTTCTGTTAAGAACATCAGAACAGTGAGGgaattttttgatgtttttctcGAAGAGTTATCGAGTTTACCTCCGAATCGAGAAGTTGAGTTCGGCATTAAGCTTCTATCGGGTACATGTCCGGTATTCATCGCTCATTATCAAATGGCACCGAATGAGCTTACAGAACTAAAGGCTCAACTTCAAGAGCTTCTGGATCGTGGATTCATTCGTTCTA GTTATTATCGGAGGTTTATTGAGGGGTTCTCATTGATTGTAGCTCCTTTGACTAAGTTTTTAAGCAAGAATGTTCCTTTTGTTTGGACTGACGAGCAACAATCAAGCTTTAAGAAGCTCGAGTCTATTTTTACTCAGACTCATGTTCTGATACAACCTGAATCTAGTAAGAAGTTCGTGGTTTATAGTGATAGTCGCATGTCG CTTAAGTCAGATAAGGGAAATTATCCGATGCACGATCTCGAATTGGCTGCTGTGGTTTTTATCTTAAAGGTTTGGAGGCACTATCTATATGGTGAGAGGTATATCATTTACACAGATCACAAAAGTTTTAAGTACCTCCTTACTCAAAAGGATTTGAACCTAAGGCAGCGTAGATGTATTGAGCTAATCAAGGATTATGACTGCACGATAGAGTCTCAACCTGGTAAGGCCAATTTGGTGGTTGATGCTCTTAGTTGTAGAGCAATGTCTGATCTGAAGGCGATGTTTGCTCACCTAAGTCTCTTTGAGGAGGGA GaagcgcatagtagcccttatacTATACATTCTGGtagaaataagatgtatcgggATCTCCGTAAACTCTACTGGTGGTCAAGTTTGAAACAGGAG GAACGTATAACTATGGACTTCattagtgggttgcctttaaCACCTACTCAGAAGCATTCTgtatgggtcatcgtggatcggtTGACCAAGTTCGCTCATTTCATTCTTGTTCGAACAAATTCTTCATTGCAGAAGTTGGTCAAACTCTACATTTCTGTGATT TTGGAGTTACCTCCAGATTTAGACCGTATCCATGATGTGTTTTAcgtctctatgttgaggcgaTATTGGTCTGACCCATCTCACGTTGTTTTtgttgaggagatcgaggttagaccAAGTTTGACATTTGAGGAGGAGCAGGTTCAGATTCTGGATCGAGATGTTAAGGTTTTGAGGAGGAAGCCTATTCTGTTGGTTAAGCTTCTGTGGTGGAATCATAGCACTAAGAAAGCCACATGGGAACCTGAGAACTCGATTCGTCAACAGTATCCTCATCTATTCGGACCAAGTAAATTTTGA